In a genomic window of Gambusia affinis linkage group LG04, SWU_Gaff_1.0, whole genome shotgun sequence:
- the si:dkey-117m1.4 gene encoding uncharacterized protein si:dkey-117m1.4, translated as MAETVRSLFEYRDPHGDGEGVKAAPPTRGRGCGRKRKGTPVKVFVTHTEEEGVPEQSINPGDRKEGGESKRPSLDAPSYITHPAHHSCGPPEQTRDKVSRGSKVSSASTPAPPPTASSAPTLTPVPAPAPATTASAQGPTLTPASTAPAAPTASAPAPTAMSFPPSPNCRIREVHCGSQVRLVVIAIRDITKGEEITVDYSLTEWGENLGFRATVSPAQPECNSDSENSNNVKKEDEPLPLTAQQHRQQQQEFVTPSWSLSPSSSPVSHSDASDLDAADEDNSSPRGRALRRRKKRRGTPSKKKMPHRTPPRRPSPVSPSSVPHHNCTLPSSPSPASSSSFPSSSSTKPEFKTPTCFDSENGANLTTNVPREGVSTDSTRQTCEHCGRHFRSLGRHLDKHHAHQPDVCSALVERYTQMPHLQAHSTNSASLHAHTENHSKFSQVRGQSSVQDLSMTPPSLTSADQSHDSSGRSSTSPVLTPLRGQNAVAVSVLKRSPPPVAVTQSRKGGVRRLKKEKRMEEEEDMEDVDLDVVDMKKTKEEEELELVCPQSFNSITAEKIAPKKEEDEEEEENDVNGIMEIEDDSGTEEKEKELLSGSGRHHMLPLLSSLSSLVLYLRRLQHSAFLSLSRQLQSSEAWRLLCHSSLALLILYNRRRECEVSKLTIAEYRVRVTPQCPVPVPPGAPPALTPLEASLSPFERLVLSHLPRVGVQGKRGRVQPLILPPHCEPCLELLLQTRHDAGVDPVNPYIFARPYHSPATPLRGTDLLRSLARSSGTRNPRALTQARVRRQVAILTQLLLLGEGEEPGQPGGGAVERLEHFLEREYHVTQICTGIGQDPGLMGRVGRVVLCGERDGVLFRGMSLNHICLELDVLSGNSADSFSEGDSDGEHVKEKPVVTPPAPALSPPPTLLYVRKGKNNGRVGRPKKIKNVQSGLLPPPPPPPLPPANRRRGSGKRGVLKRPWSEAERAAVEEHLTKNINELRVPAKADCERCLQQCPLLVNNHRDWRAVKFYCHNRIQLLKKNQRRESQPQPLTVC; from the exons TCATCACAGCTG CGGTCCACCAGAGCAGACTCGAGATAAGGTCTCCCGTGGATCCAAGGTCAGCTCAGCGTCCACCCCGGCTCCGCCTCCCACTGCTTCCTCAGCCCCGACGTTGACCCCTGTGCCCGCTCCGGCCCCAGCCACCACAGCTTCAGCTCAGGGCCCAACTCTGACCCCAGCTTCCACAGCTCCAGCTGCTCCCACTGCCTCGGCTCCGGCTCCGACAGCCATGTCCTTCCCTCCATCCCCCAACTGCCGCATCAGGGAGGTCCACTGTGGCAGCCAGGTGCGCCTGGTCGTTATTGCCATTCGAGACATCACCAAGGGAGAGGAGATCACCGTTGACTACAGCCTGACCGAGTGGGGAGAGAATCTA GGTTTCCGTGCAACTGTGTCTCCAGCGCAACCGGAGTGTAACTCAGACTCTGAAAATAGCAACAACGTGAAAAAG GAAGACGAGCCCCTTCCTCTGACCGCCCAGCAGCatcggcagcagcagcaggagtttGTCACCCCGTCCTGGTCCCTCTCCCCGTCATCCTCCCCCGTCTCTCACTCTGATGCCAGCGACTTGGACGCTGCAGATGAAGACAACTCCAGCCCCCGTGGTCGTGCACTTCGCCGACGGAAGAAGCGTCGCGGCACTCCTTCCAAGAAAAAGATGCCCCATCGGACCCCACCCCGACGCCCTTCGCCTGTCTCTCCCTCCAGCGTCCCACATCATAACTGTACCCTACCTTCGTCCCCGTCTCCTGCCTCCTCATCTTCCTTCCCCTCCTCAAGTTCGACCAAACCTGAATTCAAAACTCCGACCTGTTTCGATTCTGAGAACGGGGCAAATCTCACCACAAATGTCCCAAGAGAAGGAGTGTCCACTGACTCCACACGCCAAACCTGTGAACACTGCGGACGCCACTTCCGCTCGCTGGGCCGCCACCTGGACAAACACCACGCCCACCAGCCCGACGTGTGCTCCGCCCTTGTCGAGCGCTACACACAGATGCCGCATCTGCAAGCGCACAGCACAAACTCTGCTTCACTGCACGCTCACACAGAGAACCACTCCAAGTTCTCCCAGGTCAGAGGACAGAGCAGTGTCCAGGACCTGTCCATGACTCCGCCCTCTCTCACCTCAGCGGACCAATCCCACGACTCCTCTGGGAGAAGCTCCACCAGTCCTGTCCTGACTCCCCTACGCGGGCAGAACGCAGTGGCAGTGTCAGTCCTAAAGAGGAGCCCCCCACCTGTGGCGGTGACACAGTCCAGGAAAGGAGGGGTGAGgagattaaagaaagaaaaaaggatggaggaagaggaggacatGGAAGATGTAGATTTGGATGTAGTGGACATGAAGAagacaaaagaggaagaggaattGGAGCTGGTGTGCCCTCAGTCCTTCAACAGCATAACAGCTGAAAAAATAGCACcaaaaaaagaggaggatgaagaggaggaagagaatgATGTTAATGGAATCATGGAAATTGAGGATGACAGTGggacagaggaaaaagaaaaggagttgCTGAG TGGTTCAGGCCGTCACCACATGCTGCCCCTCCTGTCCTCTCTGTCCTCTCTGGTCCTGTACCTCCGTCGGCTCCAGCACTCCGCGTTCCTGTCTCTGTCCCGGCAGCTGCAGTCCTCCGAGGCCTGGCGCCTGCTCTGCCACTCCAGCCTGGCGCTCCTCATCCTGTACAACCGAAGACGCGAGTGCGAGGTCTCCAAGTTGACCATCGCCGAGTATCGCGTTCGCGTCACCCCTCAGTGCCCTGTCCCTGTCCCTCCTGGCGCCCCCCCGGCTCTCACGCCGCTGGAGGCTTCCCTCTCCCCATTTGAGCGACTCGTTCTTTCTCACCTGCCTAGAGTCGGGGTCCAGGGGAAGCGCGGGCGCGTCCAGCCGCTCATCCTCCCCCCCCACTGCGAGCCCTGTCTGGAGCTGCTCCTGCAGACCCGTCATGACGCCGGGGTAGATCCTGTCAACCCGTACATCTTTGCCCGCCCCTACCACTCTCCTGCCACCCCTCTGCGCGGCACCGACCTCCTTCGTAGCCTGGCCCGCTCCAGCGGCACCCGCAACCCCAGGGCTTTGACGCAAGCTAGGGTCCGCCGGCAGGTGGCCATCCTgacccagctgctgctgctgggggaGGGAGAGGAGCCGGGGCAGCCAGGAGGCGGCGCTGTGGAGCGGCTGGAGCACTTCCTGGAGAGGGAGTATCACGTGACGCAGATCTGCACCGGAATCGGCCAAGACCCGGGTTTGATGGGCAGAGTGGGCCGAGTGGTGCTGTGTGGGGAGAGAGACGGCGTTCTGTTCAGAGGAATGAGCCTGAACCACATCTGCCTGGAGCTGGATG TTTTATCAGGAAACTCTGCGGACTCTTTCTCGGAGGGAGACTCGGATGGGGAACATGTGAAGGAGAAACCCGTGGTGACCCCCCCAGCCCCAGCTCTGAGCCCTCCACCCACCCTGCTTTACGTCAGGAAAGGCAAAAACAACGGCCGGGTGGGGCGGCCCAAGAAGATCAAGAATGTCCAGTCTGGCCTCCTGCCGCCgccccctcctccacctctccCACCTGCAAACCGCAGGAGAGGCTCAG GGAAGCGAGGGGTCCTGAAGCGTCCCTGGTCAGAGGCGGAGCGTGCAGCAGTTGAAGAGCATCTAACCAAAAACATCAACGAGCTCCGTGTCCCCGCGAAGGCCGACTGCGAGCGCTGCCTGCAGCAGTGCCCCCTGTTGGTCAACAACCACCGTGACTGGCGAGCGGTCAAGTTCTACTGTCACAACCGGATTcagctgctgaagaaaaaccaGCGGCGTGAAAGCCAACCACAGCCGCTCACCGTCTGCTGA